The DNA segment CGACAGTGTCAGGACATTCTACACGAAAGTCTCAGAACCCATCCAGCTTGCCTTCCAACCATTCATGATCCAACGGTCAGAATCAGGACCTCTTGGCCCAACCACTGTCAACCAGACCATTGACTTTacttggggatgtggagacCGTTGCCTTGTGATAGGGGAGCTTAAAAGGCATGGAATAATCGATGTCGCAAGATGGAcgggagaggttgaagcaGATCGCAATAGGAACTGGCTAGGAAGGGAGCTAAGAGCGTAAGTATAACAGCCCTATAATGATAGCTGCTTGCTGATAGGTATAATGATATAGATACTGCCATTTATACAAATGCTTCGTTGGAGCAGTATTTGACGGCCGGTCCCTCTTGATCCTTATATTTCAAGCTCAGGCGGTTCAGGATATCCAGCAGGGAAACTGCCCGATTATCGGCCTTCTTTTCTCAAGCGACTGTGAAACATTGCGCTATGGCCTCTTCCGGACGGTGACCCATCAGATTCGAAGAATGCAAGCTGCCACAGCCCCAGAAGCGATCGTGGATGGTTATGTTCGCAGATACAATTTGTTGACAGGGTATCCTTATTGGGTTAATGGGAATGACGAACGCGACGTATATCCAGTACATCCCAATGGCCATATACGCAAACTTGATCCGAGTGGCGCATGGTACTGGGCTCGCGCGGATGGAAATGCTATCTTGGACGAGAATGGTGACACTGTTTGGGATACTTTTAGCCtcatgtgacgaacccctaaTCAGAGCCCCTGGAGGCTGCTCTGAATGACGGTTCTGTGTAGCTAAAAGGTACACTTGGTCTCAATAACTTAAGCTTGCATTTCTTACAGATCATGGATTACCTTGGATCACTTCTGTCAGATTGATCCCTTGCGCTCCCGTCACCTTTGGATCATGTTGGACCACCTTTCCTGGTGATCCATCGGTGCTCCAATCTTGATTGGCTGAGAGCTCTCCATGCTCCCCCCGTACCTAGGGTCGTGTGATGCTGTGGTGCCTAGAAAAGTGGATCCCACTTGTTTGCTTGTGCTACCatccttttttttattaaAACCTTGAGCCATTCCATCTCGCCTATTTTCCTGCGTTCTAACCATTCTACTCTATCACTCTACCCCGTCACTTACTTCAAGAtggaagacgatgaagataACAAGATAATTATCAAGGTATATACTTTAACTTTTAAAGGCTAATAGTTACTATTATTAATCCTAATTTTATAGGATATACAGTTTGGCTTCCGACGTTTTCGAGCACCTGCAAAACGAATCTACGGGAATCGGAATGTCTTTCTCTTAGATGTCCCGCCGAATCCAATTGCTAGCTGGCTATCATTTTGGATACCGCAGCTCGTCCGCTCCTGGCTACAGCGATTGCTACCAGAGTGGTTCTTGCCGACAACTGTCATTCTAAAGGAGCGAAACCCGAACAAGGCTGATAGCTACGAAAACGAAATCGACACATACCTGCATCTTCGATCCCTCCAGGGCACCCACATCCCGCGTTTGTTTGGTGAAGTAGCCGTCAGCGACCCCCACGCGCAGAGATACCAGATCAGCAAGCGACCCACTCCTGCCATCCTCCTGGAAAACGTCGAAGGAGTATCGCTACACAATCTCCCAATTAAAGAGCTAGGGAATGATCAGCTTCTCAATCAACTCCAGTACATATATGACCTGCTTACGAAAAACGGGGTTCTTCATGGCGATCCAAGGCTCCACAATTTTCTACGTGTTGATCAGAGGGTCGTTGCTATCGACTTTGAGCTTTCCGAGCCTCTTGTCGGTGATATAACGAATGAGGAAGAATTGGAGACCTTGAAGGGTGATATTAAGAGACGgactggggagggagctCCCATCAGGCAGCCTCCCTGCCAAACCTCGACGCTCCCTCAACGCCGCCCGCTCGCACTAACCACGCCCGCGCCACTTTGTGGAGGGAGACCGGCAGGGTGTGCAAAGGATTGATGATTGGCTCACCAGATGGTCCCGCCGGCCGGTTACTCGCATCAAACGGATTGCTGAAGATGGTGGGAAAGGAGGAGTGTGATGGttatgatggtgatggagagggaggggaagggacTGTGGTAAGGGTGAGGGAAAGGGCTGTGGTAAGTGTGAGGGGAAAGGGCTGTGGTAAGGGTAGGTAgtggagggaagggggattGTCATACGTGTGGTCTTAATTTCGCACTCATTTTCGTACTGGATCCACGTCTTCCATCTCTGCGCCACGAGCCATCGTATCACATAGTTATCTTAGGATACTTGCCCCATTCTTCGTTTTTAAACTCCCCAAAAAGTCGTAACTCTTGAGAATCTCGGCTCGATAGGCGCCGGTGTGTCCCGACATGCAAGAGGTTCCACCGTCGATATTGTGGGTCGCTGAGATTTCAAAGTTCCTCCTCTCGATATAGGCCGCTCCGAGCCAATTGAAGATGCGCTCGCTGGGTGGCGGAGCCACAGATCCCTGTAACTTATATAAACACCAACAGAACATTGGGAGCCAGGTATGACAGGCTGCGAGTAAGGCGCGCGGATGGGCACCTGTCCTGCATTCTTCGCCCCCTGGGCGCTGGCCGTTCCCCGGCTGCAGCCAATAAGTGGCTCAAAGCGCACCTTTGGGCCCTCTAGCACAGGCTTCTAAATTTTGCACTTCCTCAAGAAGACCGGGCGCCCGGTTCCTGCCATTGAATATCTTCGAACGCGTCGAACGACCCATAACCGGCCCCCTATGTTATTCTTATTACCGAATTCCGTGTCACTTGATCTCGGCATCTATTTCCCCGCCGCAGTTAATTAATCCGCTTCAAGCAGATGCCCCGCCAACTACCCCGCCGAGATTTGCTTTTACATATAAATTTCCATTAAGAATACTCGCCAGCAAACGGGCTGTTGTGCCAATATAGCGGCTCGATATGCTTCGGAGCAGTTAAGCAAAATGCCTCCAGAGTCGATGTAGCGTTGTCGGCAATATCGAGCGGCCGCTTTAGATGCAGCCGGTGTGATTGAGAGAGAGATTCGAAGCCACAAACGTATAAACGAGATTCGAGGTCGCCCTGGCAAGATAGCGAGATTCGAAGTCACAAGCGGGGGTGGGCAGGATTCGACGGGCGGGGTAGGTGAGATTAAATGCGACGACTAACAAGGTAGGGAAAATTCTCGCTTACCACGGCGGTGACACTTTTCCCGGTTCAATGCAGAGCCCTTCCATTCAGGCAGCAGGACGTGGGCAGCTTTTTTCAATTGGCTGACATGGGTTGTATGCGAGGCAGCCGGCTGCGAGAAGATAGCTGCAGATTTGATGGCTGTCCTCGCTCCAGCCCCGTCACCTAGTTACACCTCGCCTAGTCCCTCCGAGTTCTTCCGTATATGTTGGTCGTGGGACAGATACGCTGTCATAAAATGTGTGACCGGACGACGTAATAGCCAATCGGATGCAAGAACTCCGCCATCAAAATCCTTACTAAAGAGCGCCAAAATCACTGTTCAAGAACTCCTGCCTTAAATCTATCGAAAGTCTGTACAAGAGCGTCACCGCCAAAAAAATCTTTGCTTAAGAGCTCGTCTTTTTTCAGTGCCATGAACCCAGACGAGAAAGCTGCGAAAATCCTTGCGGATGCACTTGCGCGTTACCCAAACAATGTGTCGCTTTCGAAAAAAGATTTCAGTCGGGTCTACAAATTCCTTGAAATGGTATTTATTCCGGGTGTCCTCGGAGATACCACAAAGAGACGTTGCTTCCAACAGCTGAAGCATGAAATACTCCCTGCCGTCGGGGTCCTCCTTAAATCGAAGGATATCGCCGACAACGCTACATCGACTCTAGAGGCATTTTGCTTAACTGCTCCGAAGCATATCGAGCCGCTATGTTGGCACAACAGCCCAAAGCTCTGGCAAGCGTGTCTGGGGACTGCGATAAGTGACCCAGCATACTTGACATTCCGGAAAGGTAAGCCTCCACAGTTTGTTAAGTTGTATAAACTAACAATAGCCTAGTTGCTGTTGATAAGGTCCGACCGCCCTTGGTTCAAGCACTGCCCAGTTCCAATTCTACCCAACCTATTACAATTAGTTCGCTGCTACAAGGAGGGGCTGCGTCTCAACAAGAGGTGGATACAAGTGTTGCCTCCCTGGGCAACTCTGCACAGACTGCTGTTTCGCCATGGACAATGACTTGCTCTTCATGCAGCACGACGGTGCGCCTTCAGTGCGCCTGCAAGCAAACGACTGAGGGTAAACCTTTAGGTTATAATTTATCTTACTTCCACCTAACTAACAACCGGAACCTCAGGACCGTCTTCCTCGACAAACAGCATTGCGCCGCTGCCAGCAAATCCCACCGCGTCCAGCCCCACGAACACCCCGCTGCTACCCACATTAATCCACCCCACCGCGCCTCCCATTGCTACGCCGACAGTGCCACCAAGGGACACAAGCGGGAACAAACCTGTTTCTCTTTTCACGGACTCTGGTGCTATAGCTGGGCCATTACAACAAAGGAAAcggcggagaggagagggTAGGCCTGCCTTTGTGCGATTCTTCGCCATGAGCTGACACAGATCCTATCTCAGATACACCCGCGACAGACCCTGATAAGCCAAACCTCGTTCCGATCCCCAAATCTCAGGCACACAGCATCGAATCTTCTCTAGCGAATCCAGTCCAGTCGAGCGAGGAGCCTACGTGGCCTTGGCCAAATAAAAGCCAATTCAACGCTGAGAAGCTTTGCGAATATTTGACGCAGCATATACCCGAAGAGATCGAGTTCACCAGGCACCATCAGCAATACATCTCATCTATCTTTTCAGTTGGCATCCAGTTCCAGATCACGTCGGCTTGGTGCGGAGCAAGATCCATTGCATTTAGATCTAGATTCTTTGTTCCTCGGTCGGTGTTATTGAAAAGTATTTTAGACCACCTACaagagggggggaggccAGAGAATTATGGTCTCGAGGCCAAACTAGCTCCGAACTCGACGACTTTTAGAACGTACTGGTGGCACTTTGATAAGACAGGAGACGGAGTTGTCTGGCCAAATGTATTTGGGGACCTTTTGCTAAGATGGCAGCGACCAGTGCATGTTGCTACTATAATTCGACAGCTTAATTCTGATGAACGTAAAAGACGGTTGGTTGTTCCGACGCAGGTAAAAACGTATCAGAAGTAATATATAAATATCTGCCATCGTGCGGTTTATTCTTGCCCGTCGATAACCAAACTCCGTCGATGATAATGATACCGGAGGCCCCATCGAAGTCGACGACTACTGCGACATACTCCTGGTCGGAGCTGTCTATACAAAACTCAAGCTGCGACTGCTGTTCCACGGTCTAAAATGATCAGTACTCGTAAATTTGCATTATAGTGAAGCACGTACAAGCTCCTTGCCTAATTCTTTTCTCACTGCCTCCAAAATATCGTCATCACTCCAACCTGTAACGTTTATCTCACTCATCGTGACAGGACCCAATTCGATTTGCGGAGGTTTGCTGGCGAGTATTCTCAATGTAAATTTATATGTAAAAGCAAAGATTTGCGTGAGGCATTATGTTTGCAAGGTGACTGTTTGCCCAATTTAGGCCCGACGAAATTCTCTCGCAACTTCTCTCGGCGGGGTAGTTGGCGGGGCATCTGCTTGAAGCGGATTAATTAACTGCGGCGGGGAAATAGATGCCGAGATCAAGTGACACGGAATTCGGTAATAAGAATCAGATTTAGTTTTAGATAACATAGGGGGCCGGTTATGGGTCGTTCGACGCGTTCGAAGATATTCAATGGCAGGAACCGGGCGCCCGGTCTTCTTAAGGAAGTGCAAAATTTAGAAGCCTATGCTAGAGGGCCCAAAGGTACGCTTTGAGCCACTTATTAGCTGCAGCCGGCGCCCAAAATGCAGGACAGGTGACCATCCGCGCGCCTTACTCGCAGCCTGTCATACCTAGCTCCCAATATTCTATTAGTGTTTATATAAGTTACAGGGATCTATAGTTAGCAACCCTCTTTCCCATAACCTTAAACGCGGTTTACTCTTAGGCTAGGAAATTGCAATCTTTCTACCTAACCTCATTGTCCAGGTACTCCTCCGCTTTTCGATTTATTGAACCTCCGTTAACCTTTACTTAGTTAATAATAAGGTCGACAGTTACCAGCCTAGTTTTTAAAGCTCGTTCCGTCGAAGATAAACTAAACGGCAACATTATCCTTGGCCTGATCGTGACGGCTGAAGCTGTCCTGTTGGGTCTCGGAAGCTGGAAGATTTTTGAGGGAATAACAATTGAGTTCGCCTGGCTCGCGGCTCTTCCCTTCTATCTCTGCcacttcctctccgccactATAACGTTGCGGGGCATAGCACGGGCTGCGATAACTCCAAGGTGTTATTCATGGATAGGAGTGCAGGCGGCCGCGATTTTGTTTACCGTCGTCATTCCATTTGTGGTTCCGGTAGAGTATCAACATTTATCTCACTGCTTCACCTGCATAATTGTGGCTGGTGAACTTGGTGGCTGGAAAGTATACCAGGAACTCAAGTCCAAGGGGCAGATGACGGGGGGAACGCTACATTCACGTAATCCACCAAAAACTCCCGCAGATTCAAGTCAAATCGGCTCCACCCTCGCACCTATaagcgacagcaacaactaCGTCCCTCATGAAGGCTCAACCAGTGTGTGACTGGAGAGCGATGGTGAGATCTTGAAAGAGGTCAGGAAGTATACTGGGAAGGGTAGGTTTTGCTTTTTATCTCCCAAACAATGCCATTCTGTACTGATTTGTTATTGCTAGGAGAGCTGTGTATCGATACGGACGAACGTGACTACGTTGCTGCGGTTGTCGATTTCGATGGGCCGGATGGTATTATAGAAAGAACCTCCCACCTGCATATTTCCTCCCTGACGTGTACAGAATACATTGAGCCATTGTTATCAACAAAACCATTGACACTAGAACACCGTGAGCACTCCAGCCCGCTCTCCCATCGAGCAACCGAAACTGGCTAGGCACCTGCGGCCATGCATCGCGAGTTGGCAAACGTTGTCTGTATCGTGGAATGATCTCCCCATGTACGGATCAACCTGAGAATCACGGGCGAGCACTTTAGGTGCTGATTAAGCCGGTCGGCTCCCCCATCCGGCAACCGGAAGCCATTGCGGGCCGATCAAGCCTACACGCCCGGGGCGCACCAATATTGTAGCCGTGTGCCTGTGTGCCGTGTGTCGTGTGCTGTGTGTTGTGTCTTGGGGGGTGCATCCACCTGTGATTGGCCTCCGACTGATTGGTCCGGAGCTCCCTGCAGTCCGTGAGCCAGGCCGAGGTGAGCACTCCAGCCAGCCCCCATCCACCTTTAGGGTCGTCCATTTGAGATAAACAGGGGGGTTTTTACAGTGGAGCTCCTGAACAGGGATTTCTTAGTTGAGCTTTCCAACAAGGGCTTTTACAAAAGGCTTATAATAAGGATTTTAAAGTGGAGTTCTTTGCATCCGATTGGCTATCACTTATACCATAAAACGCCGGGAATGTCTCGGCTGGAGAATTGTCACCGTTGCCTGTTGGCCCAGTTTGCTAAGACTCATCTTTTGATACCCTGTGGGTGCGTCGAGCCTGGAGCTTTTTCACCAACACTCGAACGCGGGGAAATGAAGGGCACGCGCAACCATCAATGCGTGTTCGGCCCACGCCTACAATGGTGGTAATGGGGCAATACTGAGGATGCGTGCACCTGTGTTTACCCATGAGGTTCCCATCGTGGAAGAACCGGAGCTTTCCCAGCCCCCTCAAGCCAATGACACACCATATTTGCCCACCGCGTGCCGATGTTTGCAAAGAAGAATCGCTGATCACACTCTGCCTGGCTAAGCTCGGCCCAAATCTCCTGGGCACCGCGCAAATCGATTCTCCAGGTAGAGTCGTTCAATGCAATCTTGATGTCAGCAACCGAGAGCAGGCAAATAAGGACAGGGAATCCTGGCCCCTGATCAGTAAGTGAGCTCCCTAAGTAAGCCTAATATGCAAGCCTCCAGTCGTTTAAGGCCTGAAGTAGCGCGAAATACGGC comes from the Podospora pseudocomata strain CBS 415.72m chromosome 5, whole genome shotgun sequence genome and includes:
- a CDS encoding hypothetical protein (EggNog:ENOG503PF8M), which produces MEDDEDNKIIIKDIQFGFRRFRAPAKRIYGNRNVFLLDVPPNPIASWLSFWIPQLVRSWLQRLLPEWFLPTTVILKERNPNKADSYENEIDTYLHLRSLQGTHIPRLFGEVAVSDPHAQRYQISKRPTPAILLENVEGVSLHNLPIKELGNDQLLNQLQYIYDLLTKNGVLHGDPRLHNFLRVDQRVVAIDFELSEPLVGDITNEEELETLKGDIKRRTGEGAPIRQPPCQTSTLPQRRPLALTTPAPLCGGRPAGCAKD